AGGATTCCAAAATTAACCTAATAGGTCTAAATTGGTGAATCAAAGGCTCGTTACTCTAAGAGGGGGTGAATATAAATATGAGACTTAGAGGATCAaggggattttttttttctaacacctaaataatgtatttttctttcatGGTGACTATCTCTCAAGTCTTACCCTAAAAGTTAAGGGAGAGCTCATTCATTCcttgtatttttgttgttgcaaaatTGTACTAATTTGCATAAATGACCCATATCCATATCAAGAAAATGCAACAAGAAATTTCATCATTGCACATCTCCATAATCAACAGAAAACACATTTCAAGAACATctcataattataaataaaaactaatttttgttCTTACCATTCCTTTTGATGGTGTCTCAAGAAAGACAATGGTGGACATTGGTCGGAATCAGAATTGCCACAGAGGATATGACAATGGTGTATAACCGGAGACTTCAAATTTCcaagagaaataaaatttacagTTAGAATAAGTGTGTAACTTAACtaaagattatattttttttatatagatattTCATGCTCAAATGCGTAATTAAATATGTTCAAGAATCTAGCGTGACATAACAACACTTACAATATGTTTGGAAGAGAGATTATGGAGTATGAGACCgtgtttttgttttcaaaattaagaagctataaaatatttttaaaataaataaaataagtttgaaATGTTATAccatcatatattatattatatttttaatttttttaaaatctcaaatatatataattataaaaaaaatatcttaaatatatattaaaatataaatataaccgactcaaaaacaaaaaatttataagataATCTTTCAAAATTCTACTCCCAAATAGGCCCTTAGTTTAAACTTTAAACAGTTATTGAAGCTTCCGCAAGTTGAGTCTGATGTGTATTGTTTAATAATGTCTCATGTTGAAAGTAATAGCCTGGTTTTTAGCCTTGAATTCGTGTGCAATTTTCTCGCCTAAATTTTTGTAACCATAAAAAGACTTCATTCACAAGCAATACCTGATAGACATCTTCGAGaatttcaattcatttattGTCTTAAAAGTAAAAGTGGAACCCAACATGAACCTCATTTGGAACTCGAGACTTATGAGACAAATGACTAATCAGATTGTGTGTTACCCACCAAAGATTTTCGGTTGAGTTTCCTGATGAACTTTAACAACATGAAAAATCCTATACAATCACTTGAAATGCATAAGCTAAGCCGATATTTATGCCAATCCTATTTGGCAGGTTTATTTAAATTACTAAACGCCAAAGGCATGTAACATAACCTAGTCATAGAGTTGATAATACAATATCATTTCAATTCGTTCTAAtcatcaatataaatttaaatgcaCTATAAAGGTTTCTTTTTTTGAAGCTAACTAAAGGTTTGTTTCATAGTTTCAcctataaaatttaaagttcAAATACAAAACTAGATGGAGCTATATTGGAGCTTAGATGTAGCacagaatgaaaatgcatgttCAGCAGTGGTCTCCCCGGATTAAACACATTGATTTCATGCATGCAGATCTCACCTGTCAATTAGATCTATCATTAGAACATCAAGAagcattaaaataaaatagagatagGAAATCTAAATAATTAGGAGTTAGAGGACAATTAACATACTTAAGCCAAATGAGATTTTTACAAACTCCTTGGACTTTGGCTAGGACTGCGACTCTGGTGACGTCGAGGTCGAGGCTGCATTGCACACAaaataatggaaaaaaaattaaaatttggtttTAGGTTTAAACTTCCGTTTAGATTCGAAGTTTAAAGTTTAAACCATTACAAGTTAATTATACTATAGCTTAGCAAAACTGAGAATCTTAGGGCAAGAGCAACATCGTGCAAATGTAAAGAAAACTTAATACAACTGCATTTGTCACTCCATTTCTCCCTTTTCTAGATAATCTCAAACTATGCAATTTAGATAAAACTTACAGATGAACTCAGAGACCTAGATCTCGACTGGGATCtgcaaaaaaattaaacaaaactcGATTCAATATCCAGAATGAACCATAAAAAGTTTGATGACTTGCAGCTCAAGTTCAAATTCCACATCAAAGTTACTAAAATCAAACGGAAGAAATCAATCTACCACAAATCTTGAGCAAAATCGAGGGGGGGAAGTAATTGAACACAACATCATGCACAAGCGTTACAATTGTATTGTTAGCCGTGCATGATACCTTGAACGAATTGTAGGGAAGAAATAACCAACTCGATAGACAATAAAAGAAATCCTAAAGAGAAGGATAAACTCAACCTAGAACTTAGAGCATAGGTTATTTGTAGTTTTTAAATTGAAACAAAGCTGATTTGCAATTGTTGTTACCAATAGCATTATGTTCATAGTGATCCAGCTTTTAGATTGCAATTCATCCATCTACTGTCATCCAGTCTACAACAATCGCAGACcatgtttttaatcaatataacaTTAGCATTATTGTTAGTCACAACGTTAAGGTGTTCCAGAGGTGCTCATCAACAAAACATCATTACCTCATACCACAAAGTTGCAGGCGTTTGAGCACCACATGCCATCAAGATCCTAACATGCAGTTCCCAGGTCGCCGCAAAAGGCCATGTCTAGAAAACAAGAGAGTCAACCCTAATGAACATAGTATAACTAGCGGCCATGCTGAAGACAACTTTATCATCAACCCTCTCCACGTTTCCACATATGAAGAACTATGCTGATAAGTCTATGGAATAGCATTAGGCTTTATCATAAGAACAAAGTGGGTggaatataataaaatgtttatgttcaGACAAATGATTTGGAATTATAAGGAAATGATATATTCCCTCAAACTTTGCACAAAAAGAATAAATGAGACGAGCTTTAAGAATATCATAATATTCTagaaaagcaaaacaaaaaagCACAAACCCATCCTCAAAAGAAACTGAATGCAATACCAAATGGATCCAGACAATCTGATAGGCTATAAAATTTAATGCATCTCTTAATTAAATGTGAAATAAAGGTAAGATATTATATCTTTATGACAACAGACAACGTTTCAAAGAATTTTCTCTCCAATTCTGAAATAATAAACACAGTGGAAAACTCAACTAGCAGAAATTCAACTGAATCAAGAGAAATGTTGCAATCCTACTGCAAGTTTggaaaacaaataatttttttaaaaatacaaaaacccGATTGATtctaaaaaagataaaatacctAAATATGAAATCACCTAACTGCTATCAAAGTTGCCAGCTCATCTCTGTAATTATTCCACAATACTTTAAGGTAGGAAGGAAATCAACCACAAGCTATTCTAGGGTAAACTGATTACCTAATACTTATGCCACACTGAATTTTTGCTACTCCAGAAACAAAATTTTACTTGTATAATTACTTGTATAATTTTACTTGAAGACCATATGAAATGAACTAATTTTACTTGTATAATTATTAACAAACTAAGTTTCCGAACAGGGTTCTGCCGGTCCAATGTAGTTTAAAAACATACCAATAGAGACATGACTGAATACCACCACTCAAATGATAATCACGAAAGCAAGCAGACAATAGTAGCTACGCAAAAGGTGGgcataaattgatttatttttatatgttaaaatgtAATCAAACATGAATAATGATATGCTTGCACGACTATAAATGTGAATAAAAACTTAGTGAAAAGCAAGCTCTCTCCCCAAAACACAAATAGATACATGAATAAAAACTGAGTGAAAAGCAGTAATAAATATCATAGAATTTGCCAGAACCCATTCTATTATTTCGGCCGATGCATGACAACCAGCAGGGGCAAAGAGTACTGTCTTCATAGAGTAGCCTTGGCTACCccactttttttaataagttgatatattttaatatttagctACCAAAAACAAgtctattttctaaaattaatagaAACAAGCCAGTTAATAAATTATTACTTGAATGATAATTTTGCTCATCTTATTTCTGCCGGTGCATGACAACCAGCAGGGGCAAAGAGTAGTGTATTCATAAAGTAGCCTTGGCTACCccactttttttaataagttgatatatttttatatatagctACCCAAAACAAGTctatttgtctaaaattaatagaaacaagccagataaaaaattattgctTGATTGATAATTTTGTTCATCTTATTTCAATTATTCTAATCTCTTCAATAACTACAAAGAGAGTTTTGGCAGcaaaaattgtaaaaacaaaactcaaataaaatagaagaccAGTTTcttgcaaataaattaattgcttacattaaaaaaagaaattgatagTCTATTTAGTCCACCATCAGTTATAAATGAATTTGACTATTTAAAACGTCATTGAACTCAAACTTTTTAAATAACTATTGTCAGTTGTTATTTCCtttatattgctttaatttatattttatagaattaaaagttattgtgatttttttttttttggttattaGTTAAGTtcaatatattagttttaaaaatattttttttttcctttatattTGGCCTCCTCATTAAATTATGGCTAGCTTCACTATTAACAACCAGAGTCTGCATAATATAATCTAACACCATCTAATTATTTGGATATGTACCATCATGTATTTAATCATCAAATCGAATACAAACAAAGCCAGATAGGAAAGGCAAAAAGTTTTGCACcaatgaattttatataaattactaaGCATTTAATTTAGATAGACCATTGGTGTAAATCATGTtctatattttcaatttcaaattgaCTATATGATACCACTAATCTTAAAATCTGTGAGAGATGCATACACCTAGTATAATGATGTAATACTATTGTTAAACGActaaattttaatacaaaattgCACATATATCAAGATTGGGCAGAAACTGACCTTGAAAGAGATAATGAGCGCCGAGAGTGTTTTGCTTTTGGAGACAAACTGCAAAATTTAACACTTGATCAATTATTCAAATTTACTGTAATACATACATACAAATCATACTTGACCGGTGCAACCAAAATGAACCTTCTGCTCCTGCCACTGTAGCTATGACTTAGACTACGGCTTCGACTTCGTGATATATATGGGCTGCGACTTCGAGAATAGCTCCTCCTTGAATCACGACTGGGACTTCTAGAATAACTCCGATCATATTCCCTCACCTGAACCAACCAGATAGATATGTCACGGAGAGCAAGTACATGAACAGAATGAAGAATGTAGCCAAAAGTAATATCCACTCACCCGTATGTATGCCCGAGAAAATGCATTTCGAAATTCCGAGTCATCAAGCTTCCTCACCTGTATGACAAAACAAAGTTATTGAAGCATAATAACCGTGCTGGTCAAAATGGCAGCCACAAAAATTCCAGCTCAAGAATAGGCAACATACAAAACCTAACATATATAATTGATGATACAGGTTAAGAATACTTACAGCATATTTCACATCATCATAATTGGTATAATCAACTATCCCGGTCAAGCCTGCATACAAAATATACCCATCTTTAAGATTATGTGGTGAAAGTTTATTgaaactattataaaaaataaataaataatgaaataaatcaGCTCAAAAAGGCTAGACATAATAGCATTGTTTCATGGACTTATTGTATCCCAAACTTAGTCATGCCCCCTACATAAATATCACATCATCACCACTTGAGATTACAAGGTAAGAAATTACTACCAAAATAAACACCTCAACATTTTTTATTAGCTTATTTTGTGCTCAAAGAAAAGCTTATCATCAAAATGTTGAAAATTGTGGATCACGAAAAAAATAgcggtttgttcaaatttcgaTATGCTATAGTGCTATAGCACCATAATAGcagctatttgacaacacttgtACTAAATAACGTATTGCGGAGCAATagcgatttgttcaaattctgctatgcTATAGCGCTATTGTGCCGCTACAGCTTCTATTTGACAGCAACGCATCAAACTACTGCATATTTACTCCCTCACTTTGCATGCAATATCCTTTTTGCATTCTCCTCTATCTAAAGGACCCCCCTGCATTAACCAACCATTGTACACAAAATAAAAACTCGCTCCAAAATGCATCCAAATCCACTTACCTCCACGCTCACGGAACACTTGAGAAAAACACACATCACCAGCTTTACGCATGTGATCCTAATCATTTAGAACCCAGAGTTAGCaaatattattcattaattttCAACCAA
The genomic region above belongs to Cicer arietinum cultivar CDC Frontier isolate Library 1 chromosome 4, Cicar.CDCFrontier_v2.0, whole genome shotgun sequence and contains:
- the LOC101494268 gene encoding serine/arginine-rich splicing factor SR30-like isoform X1, whose product is MSGRSSRTLYVGNLPGDIRMREVEDLFYKYGPIVDIDLKIPPKPPGYAFVEFEDARDAQDAIYYRDGYDFDGYRLRVELAHGGRRNSSSVDRYSRHSGSSGSRGVSRRSDYRVLVTGLPPSASWQDLKDHMRKAGDVCFSQVFRERGGLTGIVDYTNYDDVKYAVRKLDDSEFRNAFSRAYIRVREYDRSYSRSPSRDSRRSYSRSRSPYISRSRSRSLSHSYSGRSRSLSPKAKHSRRSLSLSRSQSRSRSLSSSPRPRRHQSRSPSQSPRSL
- the LOC101494268 gene encoding serine/arginine-rich splicing factor SR30-like isoform X2, which produces MSGRSSRTLYVGNLPGDIRMREVEDLFYKYGPIVDIDLKIPPKPPGYAFVEFEDARDAQDAIYYRDGYDFDGYRLRVELAHGGRRNSSSVDRYSRHSGSSGSRGVSRRSDYRVLVTGLPPSASWQDLKDHMRKAGDVCFSQVFRERGGLTGIVDYTNYDDVKYAVRKLDDSEFRNAFSRAYIRVREYDRSYSRSPSRDSRRSYSRSRSPYISRSRSRSLSHSYSGRSRSLSPKAKHSRRSLSLSRLISIVLHMWKRGEG